The genomic stretch cccactttaccactaaagtgagagaaccaaggaggtttaaggggctgtagaaaatccatagccaagccaagagagcgaaagtaggagtgaccaacatcaatcatcttcagcatactaggtgaaaggtacaaatcgatcctccataattttattagattcatgttcttgtttttcatgtgtggtttcctcaatagggtttcaaactcaaacccatagggagttctaacaccCAGTTccataaaaattgatttttttttcttgattttactaataattttgtatatatatgtgctttcttaaaaatattgaaataatgaTTGTTTTATCTCCATGTCAAAGTGAATCTCTTTTCTGTGTTCTATTTATCTTCTATTGAGATGGCAAAATAGAGTTTGAATTTGAAGTCCACCCCAGGGTATCAAAAGATTTATATGCTCCTGCTCTTGGTGGAATCATGTTGTCAATTGGAATTAAACTGTCGATTGATGATTTTGCTCTTGCATTTCAGAGGTGAATTTCTCTCACTCATGTCATCATCTTCTTgttattcattttctttaatCTTCTGTATTTTTTGGATCTGTTTCCAAGATTCTTTGtgacaaaaatttttttttttggcagaccATTACCTTTGTCTGTGGGGTTTATTGCGCAGTATGTGCTGAAACCAGCCCTGGGATTGTTAATTGCAAAGGCATTTGGTGCTCGGCCAATGTTCTACGCAGGTTTTATCCTCATGGCTTGTGTTGCTGGTGCCCAGCTATCCAGTTATGCCAGCTTCTCAAGCAAAGGAGATGTGGCCTTGAGCATTCTTTTGACCAGCTCAGCCACGATATCCTCCGTGGTTTTTACCCCTCTTTTGACGGGCCTGTTTATCGGGTCTATTGTCCCAGTCGATGCAGCTGCCATGTCAAAGTCGATATTGCAGGTATGAATACCTATTGTAAAATTTTGCATTAAATTAAAgtcatctctttctttctcttagaTGGTTCATGAATGATTTTTTGGGTCTTGCAGGTTGTGCTTCTTCCTGTCACTCTTGGTCTTGCACTCAATACTTACGCAAAACCAGTTGTCAATCTCCTTCAGCCAGTGTTGCCATTTGTTGCCATGGTTTGCACTTCACTGTGTATTGGAAGTCCTCCGGCAATTAATCGTAGCCAGATTTTGTCTTTTGAGGGCCTCCGACTGGTTTTTCCAATATTGACATTCCATAGTGTGGCCTTCGCCGTAGGGTACTGGGTGTCCAAAATTCCAATTTTGAGGTAAAAGtacttctctctcttgttttggtTGTTATGAAGAATACTTTTGCAAGTAAGGAGCAATATGTAGAAGCTCCTTACACCTCCCTACTCTGTCAATATTCAGTGCCACAATATTGGGATCTATGACCTGAGATAAGATACAAACAGAAATGGTATATCGAAAACACTGAAAACAATGGCATACTGACATATTATCTCTAGATTCAAACTCATCGTAGTTGAATCAAGCCCCAGCCTACCTATTAGACGTATGATGCTTGAACCTTGTTTCACTATTCTGCACTCTCTAGATGCATTCCTTTTGttacaaaaataatttgataTTTATATGCAAGTATAAAACTGTTGAAAGAGTGACCTGGAATGAACTTACATACATTCTAGAGGTCCTGACTGGTCCTGTGGCTCCTTCAAATAGTTTCCTCTAAAATAAATAGGAAGGTACGTGAAAATTCCAACCAATATTACTTAATAGCTGAACATACTCAATGATATTATGTTTGTCCGGAGAAATTTCTTGTCCATGTCTTTCACATGAAGGTCAATACATTTCTAGGATGAATTTAACtatctgaaaatagaaatacCTTATCATTGCTTGGGAACTTCCGAGGCAATCTTCATGGAATGATTCTAGAATATGACGgttttgaagttaatgttactTCAAATTTGCAGGATTCAGGTATTGTTTGTAGGTGCAGTAGCTCACACCATTAGGAGTTTAGAATAATTAAGTCTTCGTCTTTTGTCTTTTCCTGGTGAGTTATTTTCGGAGAAATTCAATTCCCTGTTGCCATAGATGATGATAAACTGCTTCTGTCATACTGATTCAAATTCCTATTCTGCTCTGTTATTCTCTTAGAATGGGCAGTCACTGAAAATCTTCTCCTTGGACTTGAAGTGAAACACATGGTTATTGGGCTTTTTTGAGTATTGGAAATAGAAACAACCATTGGTGCTTGATCATGCATTCCATGATCTCCCACCCCTGTTTGAACTTTAGAATAGAATTATATGGTGTGCCAAAGAAATTTGAACAGTTAAAGTATGCTAAACAATATCAAGATTAGGGAATATAGGCATGACAAAACCAtggcttcttcttcatctgtttTTTGAGGCCTGTAGCTTGTGTCCTCCCCTTACCATGTCATTTTTAACCGTGGCTGGAAAAGGCAAAGCTTCCCTTGCTTAGTTAGAGGCAATAACTTTTGGCTTCAAACTTTTTAAATAGAtctttgtagaaacgcaaccctaaaacgatgtagaagataatggaaaaacaaaacaaacaatgcacacggattttacgaggttcggcaaggttgcctacgtccccggtgagatgagatcctgcttcactatcaatggagaatagggttacagcgctcgtcctcacacctctcagtattgcttgcattacagagaaagaaaccctcgctacaaatatataacgaaaaaccctaattcggaaagcacacaattgccctcaaataaaaaaattcgagcggggggctgcgcccccctacaccgctgctatgcaggggggcctcctgccccccttgtaacccccacggcccactaaccgggtagcgggaccgccgtcctgcctgtctaggtgctgcaccagtactccctggattaaactgcgatggaatgcaagacatcatacaccaacaatctttGGATTAAGTAAGAAGGAAGAAGTTATTTctgattttatcatttttaaagCCTCTTTCTATATGTGCTTCTGTGTGTTGGGATGGATCCCCACCCACTGCCCATGGTTCAAATCATTAAACGCCTAGTTTCCTTTAAGGCTTGTTGTACTGGCTGTAATGGTTCAAGCTAAGTCACCATTTTGTGTTTTGAATCTTGTGATTGTAGGCAAGAAGAGCCTGTTTGCAGGACAATCGCATTATGCACAGGAATGCAAAGCTCCACCCTGGCTGGGCTTCTTGCCACCCAATTCCTTGGGAGCAGCCAAGCAGTGCCTCCTGCCTGTTCAGTTGTAGCCATGGCTATCATGGGTCTTTGCCTTGCCTCCTTTTGGGGCAGCGGAGGCCGAATTAGAGACCTACCACATTTGCTCTTCCCCAAGACTAGTTTGGTTGTAAAGTCATAGAAGACAGGACTCATAGAAATCTAAGAAAACTTCCACATTCCCACATTTATCTGGAGAAGCAAAGTAAATTGCAGATCCTCGCAGGTCGGGTTGCATTCATGTTCCTTATGTTTATACACAACAGCGGAAGCACTGGACCATCGCCTTGAGATGTAGCAGGTGATCTAGTAAAGCATACAGTGGAGGAAAATGATTACATACAGGGAAAATCTTGTTCGTAACCATATAGCGTATCATCTATATATCTTCATGTGCTATTATCTGTCTTTTGGTGTTATGTATATAAAAATACTTCATTAACTGCTCTCTTGCTGAGAATATCTATATATCTTCATACGCTATTATCTGTCTTCTGGGTGTTATGTATATAAAAATACTTCATTAACTGCTCTTTGTTGTTTCTCAACAAGAGAAGTGAGAGTGCGAAGGCTTCATTGGAAAATATGTTCATAAATCATAGTAGCCACTACCTTTCAACTTCTCATGGAAACAGTGGAGTTGATTTGTTGCTTAACATTTTAAATAGTGTACTTTACCATGTTAGTATATCAGCCCGTCTACCTCAGTTTGTAGACCGCAAGGCTCTTAACCTTGTGGTCATGGGTTCGAGCCCCACGGTGGGCGTTTTGTCAATCACTATCCgaatctttttccctattttcttttctgtctGTATAATAAACAagtattttctgtttctttctagAGACTGGGCCAGGTGCCCAACAGCCTATACTCAAAATAAGTCATAACCAATCGTATACTAttttccaaccaaaaaaaaaaaaaacgtatatTGTTTTATAAATCTATATATAGTtacaaaaatatttatataaaacttttaaaaataaatccaacaaaaatcgaagaaattatattaaaataacaCATGATTTTTCATAAACAATAGATTTTCCattacatggagattccaagcaaggactaTTAATCAAGCCAAAGCGTCTTACATGCATTATGTCCATCGTCAAAACAATCCATCACCCAATCTACTTTTATGAGAGGAGGAATGAGACAATGAATTCTTGACAACCCCGTTAAGGACGAAAATAGCAACTCGATCACACACCTCCGCACGAAAGTAAAAGAAGGGACAAGACAACCGATACATTGTGAGGTGGATTGATCAGCCAATCCCTGATTGTCTGTCTTAATCATTAGGCCATGATTTCACAGTTTTGACACAAATATTACACAAAaggctttatttttatttaagtgtgaaaaaataaaaataaaaaatagtaaaaaatttcaaaaaaactCATACACTATTAAAGTTAAAATTGAAAGCACAATATAAGTTTGTggcaaaaggttttgtgcacAACCATGCAGACAACCGTTGAATGGAGAGCGAATGTGAGGACAAAGATCGGTAAATGATTCCTTTCCTTCTCACCACTGTGACGACAAAGATCAAAAAATGATTCCTTTCCCTCTCGCCCCTTGAGGATTGATTGTCTCGTCTCTTGGGGTTTCGATCCCTCTCTCCATTATAGTGGTAGAGCCagtttcttctttatctttccaCACTCCTCTCCCCGAGGTTGTTAGGGGGTATGACACCTACTTTACTGTGGACGATATGCAGGGGATGGGGAAAAAATGATGTttagagttgccacctaggattaagggcctagaaccctattggTGAGCTCAATTATGATCAAGGAATCAAGATTAGGTATGGGGACTTAATATCAATAAAGGTATCGAATCCCCAAGGCTAACTTCATATTTGGTCTGTTTCAGAGTTTTGAATACGTGCCAGGTTACAAgagtgggaaggtgttagacacccacCTTACCCTGAAAAACCGATCTTTCTGCTAGATGCTTGATTTCGAACTTTCTCCCTTGAGAAATTCGTGTAACCATATGCCAACATGCTTTCTATGTGTATTAGAGTGATATTATGATGAGAATATCTATATAACAATGACAAGTTAAACTATATGCTTAAAATTAACAATTATTTCTAATTTATAGAAAAGGGCAGCATAAGGCTATACTATCACATGTAAATTTAGACAATGTAACAACTATGCGGGACTATAAGAAATGCAATAAAAGGAAATCATCCTAAAAGTAACACATGGAGTGATAGTAATATTAATACCCTCTCCTCATGCAATAATGAAAACAAACCCTAATATTATCACATGCAATAAGGAAAATGACATCTATGCCCCCCACATGCAATAACAAGAAATTAACCCTAGTTTACCCGCATCGAATGATGGGATTTACCTTTGAAACCCCCACATGTGATAACAGAGGTTATCCctaattttatgaaaatttggGCAGCATAATAGCAGTAACCTAATATTTCACATGTTGATCTGGACAGCGTTGTGGCTATATGGGGCTATTTCACATGCTGATGTGGACAGCGTAAGGGCGATGCCATACCACTTTACATGctaaaataattgaaataaaataactaagtgCAAGCTAGGAATTTAAAATTTACCTACACTTGTATATAAGTGTGTATGGAGATTCCGTCGACTCAAGGGTAAAAGCAT from Macadamia integrifolia cultivar HAES 741 unplaced genomic scaffold, SCU_Mint_v3 scaffold1533, whole genome shotgun sequence encodes the following:
- the LOC122064127 gene encoding probable sodium/metabolite cotransporter BASS3, chloroplastic, which encodes MDGKIEFEFEVHPRVSKDLYAPALGGIMLSIGIKLSIDDFALAFQRPLPLSVGFIAQYVLKPALGLLIAKAFGARPMFYAGFILMACVAGAQLSSYASFSSKGDVALSILLTSSATISSVVFTPLLTGLFIGSIVPVDAAAMSKSILQVVLLPVTLGLALNTYAKPVVNLLQPVLPFVAMVCTSLCIGSPPAINRSQILSFEGLRLVFPILTFHSVAFAVGYWVSKIPILRQEEPVCRTIALCTGMQSSTLAGLLATQFLGSSQAVPPACSVVAMAIMGLCLASFWGSGGRIRDLPHLLFPKTSLVVKS